In Procambarus clarkii isolate CNS0578487 chromosome 82, FALCON_Pclarkii_2.0, whole genome shotgun sequence, one genomic interval encodes:
- the Rab19 gene encoding ras-related protein Rab-43 isoform X2: protein MTSPQPFATNNSADDQFDFLFKIVVIGDCGVGKTCVVQRFKSGMYIERHGNTIGVDFSMKTLTVDSKKVKLQIWDTAGQERFRTITQSYYRSANGVIIVYDITKRSSFLGVQRWMDEVRRYTHPQAVIVLIGNKCDMETLREVEFDEAEALCETVPEIMTVMEVSAKDNTNVDDTFFHLASELKEHNVMPWLV, encoded by the exons ATGACTTCACCACAGCCTTTTGCAACGAATAATTCTGCTGACGACCAATTTGACTTTCTTTTCAAAATTGTTGTGATTGGTGATTGTGGGGTTGGAAAGACATGTGTTGTTCAGAGATTCAAGTCTGGCATGTATATTGAGCGCCATGGTAATACGATTGGCGTTGATTTCTCCATGAAGACACTAACTGTTGATTCCAAAAAAGTGAAG CTTCAGATTTGGGATACTGCTGGGCAAGAACGTTTCCGCACCATAACGCAGAGCTACTACCGATCTGCCAATGGTGTTATTATTG TTTATGACATCACTAAACGATCATCTTTCTTGGGTGTTCAGAGATGGATGGATGAAGTACGTAGATACACACACCCCCAAGCAGTAATTGTTCTTATTG GCAATAAATGTGATATGGAAACCTTGCGTGAAGTCGAGTTCGATGAAGCCGAAGCACTGTGCGAGACTGTGCCGGAAATAATGACGGTGATGGAGGTCTCAGCAAAGGACAACACCAACGTGGACGACACGTTCTTCCATCTGGCCTCAGAACTCAAG